Part of the Trichoderma asperellum chromosome 1, complete sequence genome is shown below.
CAGCTAGAAGAACCTTCCACTCCGTCTTTCCGCCGTGGCAGATTCTGATGCAATTTACAAGGTTGCTGACACCACTAGTACAAGTAAGGTAAAAATAAAGCGTGATGTTTTCCCTGGCCGCAAAACCATCAACCAATATGAAATAATGGAGGAGCTAGGCCGGGGACGACGCAGCAAAGTGAAGTTAGCTCGTAACGCCGAAACAGGTGAGAAAGTCGCTATCAAGGTCGTCCCCCGCCGTTTTGAGAAACATTAGGATGTGTACACCACGCCGGGGTTACTCGAGGAAATCGACATTCTCAAAGCAATTCACCACGATAATGTAATTTTTCTACAAGAGGTCATTGACGACGCCGAGCATGCGAAAGTATACCTGGTACTGGAACTTGTTGAAATTGGCGCCATCCCTGGGCGTAAGAAGGGACTGCCACACGTTTGCCATTACGAGCGGAGGCGGATCGAAGCAGAGTTGCGAGTGTGCCAACCTTCGCCTTTGCTTGGTCAGATGAATTTCCTCGACTATGAACCAACGCACGACGTCCTTGCAGAGCATTACTCATATGTTCCGTGCATCACTCGAACTTACACGGACTGCCTAATCCTTGGGTATTATGCAGTACCCATCTGTTGAAGGGATCCCTTCTCTCAGCGCCGCAAGTCTCAACATGCCCATCACGTCATATCCTCGGCCAGACTCCGAGATTTCGCTGCCAAGTGGCAAGTACTATCCTGTGGTATTAAGCAGCGGCACCGGAAACGAGATCGCAAATATGCTGACCAAACCGATATTCTGTGGCCGCCAACTCAGTTTGGATTACATACTGTTGGGTGCAGAGTGCTCGAGAGCCGGCTTCAGCACGCGGTGCAGGTGTGCAACCGATGCACTATTCCGCAAATTGGGTCGTTTGCCAATGATGCGTGGCTTAGGGCATCCTTGATTACAGAAGGACCATTACAGACGCCTCAGCCTCATGCCCCCAAACTCCAACCACAGGATGCACAGGTTCTGTTTCTCCCTTGGAGCTGAATTCTAGTATGGCTAGTTACCTTCATTCAACAGATGACTGTGAAGCCAAGAAGTTGACCTCTCCCGAAACTGGCGAGGTTCAGAACATATCTGGATCATGACTTTAGTTTGCTAGGTAAAGATATAATTGCGACCACATACCTACAACATTTTGAATAACCTTCCGAGTGGAAAGGACGAGCTGCTTTTCAAGACTGATCTTTGCAACTGGCAAACTCGCTGCAGGGGTAGTATGCTGTCTGCACGCAAGACATTGCTCGCGGTTAAGTTAGTTGCGGGGTGAGCCTTTGTGTAAGCACCTGTCTGGCTTCGTTTGTTGAACTTGTAACTAGCACTCGCTGTACCACAGGACATGGTGGTGTCCGTCTTTGCCTCTAAATTGTCATACCACTATATCTTGACGGACACTGGAGCGCAGTTCCAAATACTTCACCTGGGGCTATAGACACTGTGGCAATACTGAGAGTGCTCAATACACTCAATACTATCAGTGAGATTAGAATTTAGCCAAACATATGCTCAACCAGGAATACCAATGGCGAACACTTGGGGACATACAAAGTTGAAATTTGCTGTGACCTATTTGTGGCTCTTAGACCTTCAGACAAACCACTAATATCGACATGTGGCGCACCTCCTTGCCCTGCTATACGCGCTAATGGGATTCTGGCTCTGTGTCGACATTGCTTTGTGAATGAAGCTCTTAGCGGATGAGACGTACGGATACGTTATAAAAGGCCTGTAGGGCATCTACATTATTAGATTTCCtacctatataatatatatcgACTCCGACACGTAAATTAGAGTcaaccatcatcaacatggTAGTCATTCCCCCTATAACTACATCAAACAAAGCCCACGACCATCCTGCGCCAGACACGGACTTGCCATTtggcctcatcctcctcgctATCGTCCTCCTGGCACTAATATTTCACGTAATGTTAATCCCCCTTATCCTATACAGTTGTATGGAGACATATGCTGAACTACATCGAGATCTTGGCTTATGCAGCTCCATGGGCATTCCAATTCTTATGCGGTGATTGGGAGCTATGGGACCACATCTGACGACGATACGTCTGACGACAGCGATAGTAACTTAGAGCCGGGTCTGGACTGCGTTGCCCCAACACGAACATACAAGCAGTGGAGGGTTGAAACGAGTGAACTGACGAGCATCGGATCCTGTTTTGATATCTGGTGGGCATACGAGTCGAACATAAGTCAAGATTATTTTCTAACACACTCCAGTGCAATTTGTTTGGAATCCTTTTTGGACGAGGACCGAATTCTGCGTTTACAATGCGACCATATCTTTCATTCCAGTTGCTTTGGTCAATGGTTCTTTAGCCACGACACCTGTCCTATATGTAAATCATGGATCACAGCTGAAAATTTCACTGTAACATGACTGCGTCAGCCATTTAAGTCGTGGTAAAGGCACTTAGAACGCTCCCGCACAACTTGATTACTGCGTAGATTGATAAGTTGTGCTAAACTTTCCAAGCGGCGACTTGGCATTATATGGAGTCGCTTCAAGGGACACGACACAGTCCGCGTATATCAAGCAAAATCCCAGTAAGGAACTAAAACCCACCTGCAGAGGGTCGCCCCCCAGGCTACGGAAAATCTTGGTGACATGGTCGAGCGGCACCTTGGTGACGTGAGAATTTCATGTAGTTATGACGTATGCCCTGCCAACCAAGATGTCCTCTCAAGCTATGTGCACTTAGTCCCCCCACCCCACAAGAGCGTCGTTTTGGTCTCTCCACAGGCCCGCCGCCAGAAACAGTACTTGGATTCTGGTATTGCCGTAGTTGCATTTTCAATTTTTCCTCTTTATATACTTGCAACAGATGCCCAAAAATTATTCCGGCTCTGTGAGGGACCCGGGTCCTATACGTTAGAGTGCGACAACCGGAAGAACCATATTGTCTGCCTCGAATACGCCTGGGGGGCGAACCCCCTAACGTCACATAATTTCTTCACTTAGTTGCTAGCAAGGATGTCTGGCTGTGGTTGCTGCTCGCCAATTACGTGAACTAATCCACGCTCTCCGCAGGTCTCTAAGAGGCAATGGGTACGGGGAATCAGGCCATTTTGAGCATTTACCAAGGACTTATCAGAAGGGGGTGCGGCACTCAGTAGCTCACAGGAGGTCCATCCAAACATATCAAGCAGCCCAGATGCAGCAGTAACTAAAAGACCCGAACGATGTCTTTACAAAACGTTTGGACTGTGTGCCTACATCGGCATCGAAACATATGAAAGCCAGTTACTGCCTTAAAAAGAATAGGATTTCAAATCGTCAAATCGTTGCCATCATTCCTCACCCTCATTATTGGTTGTGCCTGGCCTGACACGTGCCATTCCTCGACTTACCGTCGGGGGCCCGAACTGCGACGTATAGGAGTTATTCCATTGGATGCCGTGGTATTTGGAAAACGGCGAATCGACGACGCCTTGGAATTTCTGTGCGACTCAATGTCTTAGATATAGTGCGCTATGTGGCAGTTAAATTGATCCCCAAGCCATCGCACAGTTCAGCATAGAACCCGACCGAACCACATCTGCGGCGAAGATTAATTGATATAATATTTCGTAAAGATACTTCTCGGGTCAGATTATGTCCTAGAAAATAAGACTGGCAATTCCGAATTCTAGAGGGAGCTGTAACAGCATACCTATAATCTGAAGCCGAAACTGCGGGAAGAGAAATCGAGAAGACGAGACTTGCATTGGGTTTCCTTCCTTCTGGCAAGCAACTCCATCATCGCTACTGGGATCCAACTCAGCAAAACTAACCCACCGTAGCGCAACATGTGAGAAGTAACTTGTTGCCCCAAGCGCGGGCCGACTATTCCGCTCCGAGTGGTGAGGCCATTCAGACGAAATGCTTATCAAGCAAAGATGCCGAAATCATGAACCTCATATACGACGACGGAGATATTCAATTGCCAAAGGTCAAAAGTGATACAAACCGATTGCTGTATGAAAAATTGAGGCGGTGGATAAATTAGGTTCCACTTAGAGGAACACCTCGAGGCTGTGTAGCTCCCACTAGAGAAGGACGACGTTCATGATGAACAAGAACAATGCTTTCCAGTCTGCTTCTTTAGGTAGAGATTGATCCACATAGCCAACTATATTCCAATCATTGGAAGACAAGAGTTTAGCATCCAAGTACAACAGAGTAGCTTTTGTACTCAGTAGTTTGGTGAGGCTAGTTAGCCAAGGCTATCTATGCAACTCCATGGAACATGAGCTCCTTGGTCACTCGAAAACATGATGAATGATCGATCGCCAAATTTTGCAAGGGAGGTTCGTTGAGCATAAACTGACACGAAGGACCTTTGTTGTAATCCATCGTGCCTTCATCTACCTGTGTCATGCCTCTGCTCTGTGAAGGTCTCAGCCAGAAAACTCGGGCCTAACTGCCATTGGCAATGCCACAACCTAAGGGAAACTACTAGATGTTCACGACCTCCAAGCCTCAATCATTGCTACAGATTTTCATTCATCTGCGCTCGTTCTCGAGAAGGTTTGTATACTTCTCACGACGCATAACCTAGGCTCATACCAACCTCCACCGACGTCTGAATCTTCTCTCGACTCAATCTTGACAAATCATCGTCGAATTTGATGCTTCCATGTTGGAAAGCCACAATAATAGACGAACCGCCAAACTGGAAAACACCCAATTCTTCGCCTTTTGCAATTTTCACCCCAGCTTGGTGGAACCTTTTGTGAATCCTGCAACGGTTAGCGATAAGACTCATCCCCAGGAGATAGGGCCACATACTGCACGCTTCCCACGTCTGTGGCACCTATTGCAACGAAGAGAACATCCCCAaagtcttttgtttttataaCAATGTAATCTCGACGATTACGTGTCAATATATCCACATCGCTTTGTAATGCAACTGGGTCCACTTGGTAGTAATCTCCTGGTAAGCCTTGGAAGCTTTTTATCTCTCCTTCTACCGGCGAGTGGTACCGGTGATAATCCTGGGGAGATAAACGAAAGCTTGCAATAGCGGCATCGTTAAAGTTCTCGCCGAGTCCGATATCCATAACTAGGTTAGCGATACTAAAATTCTTGCCTTTAATCCATAGAGTTTTCGTATCAGCGAGACAATCATAGACCACCACTCTCGAGTCTGCGACTACTACGGCATGCGACGGGTCGTTTACGTCGCAGATTGGGCGCGATCCCGATTTATGTTTGCGAGTAAAGAAGGCCTCAAATGTATTATAACTATCCGTATCGGATGGCTCAAATTCACGCATGTCTATTCCATATGCGTCAACGAACGACTTGATCCGTCTCCGAGAAGCTGgtgctctctcttctctgcctgtGGTATTGTCAATTTGATTGTCGCATACGGAGGCAAGTGAGAGCGAACCTTCATGTTCTGATTTTTCATGCAGGTACAGGCGCATGAGGTGTGTGTTGTCAATCCACTCCGTAAGAGGATTGAATAGAAGAAGcaattttagttttttccATAAAGATTGCTGCTCTCTTTGTATTTTGCCTTCCTGCCCAAGCCATGATTATTCAGTACTAGTAATAGTTCCTATCGCGCTTATTTACCTTGCGGTTGAACGAACGCCAGCCAACTTCAGCGTTCCGATCCTGACATCAGTCATTATGCTGTGCCAACCGAAAACAATCAACTAGCTCTGACATACTAGCTTTACCCACGACAGTAGATAGTCTGCCATGGCATGGATCGC
Proteins encoded:
- a CDS encoding uncharacterized protein (EggNog:ENOG41), translating into MSIFEAIHAMADYLLSWVKLDRNAEVGWRSFNRKEGKIQREQQSLWKKLKLLLLFNPLTEWIDNTHLMRLYLHEKSEHEGREERAPASRRRIKSFVDAYGIDMREFEPSDTDSYNTFEAFFTRKHKSGSRPICDVNDPSHAVVVADSRVVVYDCLADTKTLWIKGKNFSIANLVMDIGLGENFNDAAIASFRLSPQDYHRYHSPVEGEIKSFQGLPGDYYQVDPVALQSDVDILTRNRRDYIVIKTKDFGDVLFVAIGATDVGSVQIHKRFHQAGVKIAKGEELGVFQFGGSSIIVAFQHGSIKFDDDLSRLSREKIQTSVEVGMSLGYAS